The Drosophila biarmipes strain raj3 chromosome 2L, RU_DBia_V1.1, whole genome shotgun sequence genome has a window encoding:
- the LOC108029273 gene encoding uncharacterized protein LOC108029273 isoform X1, which produces MNVWKAKVLTEVPFGHVLIVSGRVKPHPNKISLDLTDNVNAQNESETVFLKIEANFREGQIIRSMFQPGEGWQQEEISKNWKCDGPKNPLQPGQSFTFRVAVLQRCFEIYVNDQLYGSFEFVKFPKQINYVRTYGDFEKITQFHHRMLFPLVFPRTLMCPDKVAFQSDVPRRYETGTVVAMECIAKGPPTTEFSICFQCNDTGRTVLRFHVNFDRTTVSRSYQREDNSFALSDEETEGEFPFVRGKLFKIAFGLGDRAFLIAVNGQYFTYYNFPGRPFSISTLKCFTNEVGDFAVRSMEYHSDSPLLARVEKLSII; this is translated from the exons ATGAACGTCTGGAAAGCAAAGGTCCTCACGGAAGTGCCCTTCGGGCACGTCCTCATCGTCAGTGGGCGCGTCAAGCCCCATCCGAATAA AATTTCCCTTGACCTCACGGACAATGTGAACGCGCAGAACGAGAGCGAAACGGTGTTCCTGAAGATCGAGGCCAACTTCCGCGAGGGCCAGATCATCCGCAGCATGTTCCAGCCGGGCGAGGGCTGGCAGCAGGAGGAGATCTCGAAGAACTGGAAGTGCGACGGCCCGAAGAACCCACTGCAGCCGGGTCAGAGCTTCACCTTCCGGGTGGCGGTGCTCCAACGCTGCTTCGAGATCTACGTGAACGACCAGTTGTACGGATCCTTCGAGTTCGTCAAGTTCCCCAAGCAAATCAACTACGTGCGGACCTACGGCGACTTCGAGAAGATCACCCAGTTCCACCACCGCATGCTCTTTCCGCTCGTCTTCCCGAGAACCCTCATGTGCCCGGACAAGGTGGCCTTCCAGAGCGACGTGCCCCGGCGGTACGAAACCGGGACTGTGGTGGCCATGGAGTGCATCGCCAAGGGGCCTCCGACCACGGAGTTCTCCATCTGTTTCCAGTGCAACGACACCGGGCGGACGGTGCTCCGCTTCCATGTGAACTTTGATCGGACGACGGTTTCACGCAGCTACCAGCGGGAAGATAACAG CTTTGCCCTAAGCGACGAGGAGACCGAGGGTGAATTTCCGTTCGTGCGAGGAAAGCTCTTCAAGATCGCCTTCGGACTGGGGGACCGTGCCTTCCTGATCGCCGTGAACGGGCAGTACTTCACCTACTACAACTTCCCCGGGCGCCCCTTCTCCATCTCCACCCTAAAGTGTTTCACCAACGAAGTGGGCGACTTCGCCGTGAGGAGCATGGAGTACCACTCCGATTCCCCGCTTCTGGCCCGCGTGGAGAAGCTGTCCATCATCTAG
- the LOC108029184 gene encoding epidermal growth factor receptor kinase substrate 8 isoform X2, with product MVNHHSNGGGSAGNSSGSLRGGGAHGGGGGGGDYSGDDRSGGGEERERLESDLHDKPTYLLEHLATFTVNKESGIVYPADGMRRLLQLEKTTGIWSQKMQLCLDYQWVLIMDYETGNIIERFPASLVQEPTAFTSNDAMELYNNILVFIVSGGGGSRSEMHIFQSQSVSAVHLVEDLKQLRSGKMITQQRGATPTQSGGGGGASSMAMMMSKTSSSSSHSRVELHQQHREQRVERERERDRDRDRERNESHHHMHQRSSMEQYGMRAGVGVPGDVDVAHISGETDSEHGGIGGGGAAERDETSSTSSEKYERDVAVLNHCFDDIEKFIARLQHAAAASRELERRRRNRKSKKRDPGEGLLTLRTRPPHEKEFVDIFAKFKLSFNLLAKLKAHIHDPNAPELVHFLFTPLALIVEASSDTYYESQLPARVVNPLLTREAINLLINCVTSKETELWRSLGDAWVIPRDQWKDDVGSYHPVFLDGWSPDYLINDELEPPPNSPPAHVSKRRLEVQAGSGLNGRGGGAGGGYDDYDSGNGMNMAMGIEKYTIHHGNDVGLRERERERDRDRAGAISASDFNTRSELSFDSIEGRGGGAAGHGHGHGPGAGPTLSAITAGLQNLHTRESRGGNGYGGGAGPGPSLELGGGGGRGPPNVSDDQMLESWLEDLQATGAKIVLVTYPRTANNDKELSVMRGEYLEILDDTRKWWKARNMRGQVAHVPHTIVSPFNFGDGDGAQFYGQQQQPAGPPISASKSRSGDNPGLEQRSPDPTDMMRSKHLGKKGEFRYF from the exons ATGGTGAACCACCACTCGAATGGAGGCGGCAGTGCCGGCAATAGCAGCGGAAGCCTAAGAGGAGGCGGTGCCcatggaggcggcggcggaggtggAGACTACTCCGGAGACGATCGCAGTGGAGGCGGCGAGGAGCGGGAGCGGCTGGAGAGCGACTTGCACGACAAGCCCACCTACCTGCTGGAACACCTGGCCACCTTCACGGTGAACAAGGAGTCGGGCATTGTCTACCCGGCGGACGGAATGCGGCGTCTGCTGCAGCTGGAGAAGACCACAGGCATTTGGTCGCAGAAGATGCAGCTCTGCCTGGACTACCAGTGGGTGCTCATCATGGACTACGAAACGGGG AACATCATTGAACGGTTCCCCGCTTCCTTGGTCCAGGAACCCACCGCCTTCACCTCCAATGACGCCATGGAGCTGTACAACAACATTCTGGTCTTTATCGTGTCCGGAGGCGGTGGCTCCCGCTCCGAGATGCACATTTTCCAG TCACAAAGCGTGTCCGCCGTCCACCTGGTCGAGGACCTCAAGCAGCTGCGGAGCGGCAAGATGATCACGCAGCAGCgcggtgccacgcccacacagTCGGGAGGCGGGGGCGGCGCCTCCAGCATGGCCATGATGATGAGCAAgacctcctcgtcctcctcgcaCAGCCGAGTGGAGCTGCACCAGCAGCACAGGGAGCAGCGGGTGGAGCGCGAGCGGGAGCGGGATCGGGACCGAGACCGTGAGCGAAACGAGAGCCACCACCACATGCACCAAAGGAGCAGCATGGAGCAATACGGAATGCGGGCCGGCGTGGGTGTCCCGGGCGATGTGGATGTGGCCCACATCAGCGGGGAGACGGACTCGGAGCACGGCGGAATTGGGGGCGGCGGAGCAGCGGAGCGCGACGAGACCAGCTCCACGTCCAGCGAAAAGTACGAGCGGGATGTGGCCGTGCTGAATCACTGCTTCGACGACATCGAGAAGTTCATAGCCCGACTGCAGCATGCGGCTGCCGCTTCGCGGGAGCTGGAGCGGCGTCGGCGCAACCGGAAGTCCAAGAAGAGGGATCCGGGCGAGGGACTGCTCACCCTGCGGACACGGCCGCCGCACGAGAAGGAGTTCGTGGACATCTTCGCCAAGTTCAAGCTGTCGTTCAACCTGCTGGCCAAGCTGAAGGCGCACATCCACGATCCCAACGCCCCCGAGCTGGTGCACTTCCTCTTCACGCCGCTGGCCCTGATTGTGGAGGCCTCCAGCGACACGTACTACGAGTCGCAGCTGCCGGCGCGCGTGGTGAACCCCCTGCTCACCAGGGAGGCCATCAACCTGCTCATCAACTGTGTGACCAGCAAGGAGACGGAGCTGTGGCGCTCGCTGGGCGACGCCTGGGTAATCCCTCGGGATCAGTGGAAGGACGATGTGGGTTCCTACCATCCCGTGTTCCTCGATGGCTGGTCTCCGGACTACTTGATCAACGACGAGCTGGAACCGCCACCAAACTCCCCGCCCGCTCATGTGAGCAAGCGGAGGCTCGAGGTCCAGGCGGGATCGGGTCTGAATGGTCGAGGTGGAGGAGCGGGCGGAGGATACGACGACTACGACTCGGGGAACGGGATGAACATGGCCATGGGCATTGAGAAGTACACCATCCACCACGGCAATGACGTCGGCCTGAGGGAGCGGGAGAGGGAGCGCGATAGAGATCGGGCGGGAGCCATCAGCGCCTCCGACTTTAACACCCGCAGCGAGCTGTCCTTCGACTCGATTGAGGGAAGGGGCGGCGGAGCAGCGGGGCATGGACATGGTCATGGACCAGGAGCTGGACCCACCCTGAGCGCCATCACAGCTGGTCTGCAGAATCTGCATACGAGGGAATCTCGCGGAGGCAATGGGTatggaggaggagctggaccAGGGCCTTCCTTGGAgctgggcggcggcggcggaagGGGTCCACCGAATGTCAGCGACGACCAGATGCTCGAGTCCTGGCTGGAGGACCTGCAGGCGACGGGAGCCAAGATAGTGCTGGTCACCTATCCCCGCACCGCCAACAATGACAAGGAGCTCAGCGTGATGCGAGGGGAGTACTTGGAG ATCCTTGACGACACCCGAAAGTGGTGGAAGGCGCGCAACATGCGTGGCCAGGTGGCCCATGTGCCCCACACGATCGTCAGCCCCTTCAATTTCGGCGATGGAGATGGCGCCCAGTTCTAcgggcagcaacagcagccggcAGGTCCCCCAATCTCCGCCAGCAAGTCGCGATCAGGG GACAATCCCGGCTTGGAGCAGCGATCACCGGACCCCACCGACATGATGCGCAGCAAGCATCTGGGGAAGAAGGGCGAGTTCCGCTACTTCTAG
- the LOC108029184 gene encoding epidermal growth factor receptor kinase substrate 8-like protein 1 isoform X1 produces the protein MLKHLASSIKRRSFRRRTKPARESEAMVNHHSNGGGSAGNSSGSLRGGGAHGGGGGGGDYSGDDRSGGGEERERLESDLHDKPTYLLEHLATFTVNKESGIVYPADGMRRLLQLEKTTGIWSQKMQLCLDYQWVLIMDYETGNIIERFPASLVQEPTAFTSNDAMELYNNILVFIVSGGGGSRSEMHIFQSQSVSAVHLVEDLKQLRSGKMITQQRGATPTQSGGGGGASSMAMMMSKTSSSSSHSRVELHQQHREQRVERERERDRDRDRERNESHHHMHQRSSMEQYGMRAGVGVPGDVDVAHISGETDSEHGGIGGGGAAERDETSSTSSEKYERDVAVLNHCFDDIEKFIARLQHAAAASRELERRRRNRKSKKRDPGEGLLTLRTRPPHEKEFVDIFAKFKLSFNLLAKLKAHIHDPNAPELVHFLFTPLALIVEASSDTYYESQLPARVVNPLLTREAINLLINCVTSKETELWRSLGDAWVIPRDQWKDDVGSYHPVFLDGWSPDYLINDELEPPPNSPPAHVSKRRLEVQAGSGLNGRGGGAGGGYDDYDSGNGMNMAMGIEKYTIHHGNDVGLRERERERDRDRAGAISASDFNTRSELSFDSIEGRGGGAAGHGHGHGPGAGPTLSAITAGLQNLHTRESRGGNGYGGGAGPGPSLELGGGGGRGPPNVSDDQMLESWLEDLQATGAKIVLVTYPRTANNDKELSVMRGEYLEILDDTRKWWKARNMRGQVAHVPHTIVSPFNFGDGDGAQFYGQQQQPAGPPISASKSRSGDNPGLEQRSPDPTDMMRSKHLGKKGEFRYF, from the exons ATGTTAAAACACCTTGCGTCATCGATCAAACG TCGGAGTTTCAGGCGCCGAACGAAGCCTGCGCGGGAATCGGAAGCCATGGTGAACCACCACTCGAATGGAGGCGGCAGTGCCGGCAATAGCAGCGGAAGCCTAAGAGGAGGCGGTGCCcatggaggcggcggcggaggtggAGACTACTCCGGAGACGATCGCAGTGGAGGCGGCGAGGAGCGGGAGCGGCTGGAGAGCGACTTGCACGACAAGCCCACCTACCTGCTGGAACACCTGGCCACCTTCACGGTGAACAAGGAGTCGGGCATTGTCTACCCGGCGGACGGAATGCGGCGTCTGCTGCAGCTGGAGAAGACCACAGGCATTTGGTCGCAGAAGATGCAGCTCTGCCTGGACTACCAGTGGGTGCTCATCATGGACTACGAAACGGGG AACATCATTGAACGGTTCCCCGCTTCCTTGGTCCAGGAACCCACCGCCTTCACCTCCAATGACGCCATGGAGCTGTACAACAACATTCTGGTCTTTATCGTGTCCGGAGGCGGTGGCTCCCGCTCCGAGATGCACATTTTCCAG TCACAAAGCGTGTCCGCCGTCCACCTGGTCGAGGACCTCAAGCAGCTGCGGAGCGGCAAGATGATCACGCAGCAGCgcggtgccacgcccacacagTCGGGAGGCGGGGGCGGCGCCTCCAGCATGGCCATGATGATGAGCAAgacctcctcgtcctcctcgcaCAGCCGAGTGGAGCTGCACCAGCAGCACAGGGAGCAGCGGGTGGAGCGCGAGCGGGAGCGGGATCGGGACCGAGACCGTGAGCGAAACGAGAGCCACCACCACATGCACCAAAGGAGCAGCATGGAGCAATACGGAATGCGGGCCGGCGTGGGTGTCCCGGGCGATGTGGATGTGGCCCACATCAGCGGGGAGACGGACTCGGAGCACGGCGGAATTGGGGGCGGCGGAGCAGCGGAGCGCGACGAGACCAGCTCCACGTCCAGCGAAAAGTACGAGCGGGATGTGGCCGTGCTGAATCACTGCTTCGACGACATCGAGAAGTTCATAGCCCGACTGCAGCATGCGGCTGCCGCTTCGCGGGAGCTGGAGCGGCGTCGGCGCAACCGGAAGTCCAAGAAGAGGGATCCGGGCGAGGGACTGCTCACCCTGCGGACACGGCCGCCGCACGAGAAGGAGTTCGTGGACATCTTCGCCAAGTTCAAGCTGTCGTTCAACCTGCTGGCCAAGCTGAAGGCGCACATCCACGATCCCAACGCCCCCGAGCTGGTGCACTTCCTCTTCACGCCGCTGGCCCTGATTGTGGAGGCCTCCAGCGACACGTACTACGAGTCGCAGCTGCCGGCGCGCGTGGTGAACCCCCTGCTCACCAGGGAGGCCATCAACCTGCTCATCAACTGTGTGACCAGCAAGGAGACGGAGCTGTGGCGCTCGCTGGGCGACGCCTGGGTAATCCCTCGGGATCAGTGGAAGGACGATGTGGGTTCCTACCATCCCGTGTTCCTCGATGGCTGGTCTCCGGACTACTTGATCAACGACGAGCTGGAACCGCCACCAAACTCCCCGCCCGCTCATGTGAGCAAGCGGAGGCTCGAGGTCCAGGCGGGATCGGGTCTGAATGGTCGAGGTGGAGGAGCGGGCGGAGGATACGACGACTACGACTCGGGGAACGGGATGAACATGGCCATGGGCATTGAGAAGTACACCATCCACCACGGCAATGACGTCGGCCTGAGGGAGCGGGAGAGGGAGCGCGATAGAGATCGGGCGGGAGCCATCAGCGCCTCCGACTTTAACACCCGCAGCGAGCTGTCCTTCGACTCGATTGAGGGAAGGGGCGGCGGAGCAGCGGGGCATGGACATGGTCATGGACCAGGAGCTGGACCCACCCTGAGCGCCATCACAGCTGGTCTGCAGAATCTGCATACGAGGGAATCTCGCGGAGGCAATGGGTatggaggaggagctggaccAGGGCCTTCCTTGGAgctgggcggcggcggcggaagGGGTCCACCGAATGTCAGCGACGACCAGATGCTCGAGTCCTGGCTGGAGGACCTGCAGGCGACGGGAGCCAAGATAGTGCTGGTCACCTATCCCCGCACCGCCAACAATGACAAGGAGCTCAGCGTGATGCGAGGGGAGTACTTGGAG ATCCTTGACGACACCCGAAAGTGGTGGAAGGCGCGCAACATGCGTGGCCAGGTGGCCCATGTGCCCCACACGATCGTCAGCCCCTTCAATTTCGGCGATGGAGATGGCGCCCAGTTCTAcgggcagcaacagcagccggcAGGTCCCCCAATCTCCGCCAGCAAGTCGCGATCAGGG GACAATCCCGGCTTGGAGCAGCGATCACCGGACCCCACCGACATGATGCGCAGCAAGCATCTGGGGAAGAAGGGCGAGTTCCGCTACTTCTAG
- the LOC108029273 gene encoding uncharacterized protein LOC108029273 isoform X2 has product MSLAWTWTKAKGVDADRDGDRTSANMPGISLDLTDNVNAQNESETVFLKIEANFREGQIIRSMFQPGEGWQQEEISKNWKCDGPKNPLQPGQSFTFRVAVLQRCFEIYVNDQLYGSFEFVKFPKQINYVRTYGDFEKITQFHHRMLFPLVFPRTLMCPDKVAFQSDVPRRYETGTVVAMECIAKGPPTTEFSICFQCNDTGRTVLRFHVNFDRTTVSRSYQREDNSFALSDEETEGEFPFVRGKLFKIAFGLGDRAFLIAVNGQYFTYYNFPGRPFSISTLKCFTNEVGDFAVRSMEYHSDSPLLARVEKLSII; this is encoded by the exons ATGTCATTGGCTTGGACGTGGACGAAAGCGAAAGGTGTAGACGCAGACAGAGACGGAGACAGAACTTCAGCGAATATGCCAGG AATTTCCCTTGACCTCACGGACAATGTGAACGCGCAGAACGAGAGCGAAACGGTGTTCCTGAAGATCGAGGCCAACTTCCGCGAGGGCCAGATCATCCGCAGCATGTTCCAGCCGGGCGAGGGCTGGCAGCAGGAGGAGATCTCGAAGAACTGGAAGTGCGACGGCCCGAAGAACCCACTGCAGCCGGGTCAGAGCTTCACCTTCCGGGTGGCGGTGCTCCAACGCTGCTTCGAGATCTACGTGAACGACCAGTTGTACGGATCCTTCGAGTTCGTCAAGTTCCCCAAGCAAATCAACTACGTGCGGACCTACGGCGACTTCGAGAAGATCACCCAGTTCCACCACCGCATGCTCTTTCCGCTCGTCTTCCCGAGAACCCTCATGTGCCCGGACAAGGTGGCCTTCCAGAGCGACGTGCCCCGGCGGTACGAAACCGGGACTGTGGTGGCCATGGAGTGCATCGCCAAGGGGCCTCCGACCACGGAGTTCTCCATCTGTTTCCAGTGCAACGACACCGGGCGGACGGTGCTCCGCTTCCATGTGAACTTTGATCGGACGACGGTTTCACGCAGCTACCAGCGGGAAGATAACAG CTTTGCCCTAAGCGACGAGGAGACCGAGGGTGAATTTCCGTTCGTGCGAGGAAAGCTCTTCAAGATCGCCTTCGGACTGGGGGACCGTGCCTTCCTGATCGCCGTGAACGGGCAGTACTTCACCTACTACAACTTCCCCGGGCGCCCCTTCTCCATCTCCACCCTAAAGTGTTTCACCAACGAAGTGGGCGACTTCGCCGTGAGGAGCATGGAGTACCACTCCGATTCCCCGCTTCTGGCCCGCGTGGAGAAGCTGTCCATCATCTAG
- the LOC108029273 gene encoding uncharacterized protein LOC108029273 isoform X3 has translation MFQPGEGWQQEEISKNWKCDGPKNPLQPGQSFTFRVAVLQRCFEIYVNDQLYGSFEFVKFPKQINYVRTYGDFEKITQFHHRMLFPLVFPRTLMCPDKVAFQSDVPRRYETGTVVAMECIAKGPPTTEFSICFQCNDTGRTVLRFHVNFDRTTVSRSYQREDNSFALSDEETEGEFPFVRGKLFKIAFGLGDRAFLIAVNGQYFTYYNFPGRPFSISTLKCFTNEVGDFAVRSMEYHSDSPLLARVEKLSII, from the exons ATGTTCCAGCCGGGCGAGGGCTGGCAGCAGGAGGAGATCTCGAAGAACTGGAAGTGCGACGGCCCGAAGAACCCACTGCAGCCGGGTCAGAGCTTCACCTTCCGGGTGGCGGTGCTCCAACGCTGCTTCGAGATCTACGTGAACGACCAGTTGTACGGATCCTTCGAGTTCGTCAAGTTCCCCAAGCAAATCAACTACGTGCGGACCTACGGCGACTTCGAGAAGATCACCCAGTTCCACCACCGCATGCTCTTTCCGCTCGTCTTCCCGAGAACCCTCATGTGCCCGGACAAGGTGGCCTTCCAGAGCGACGTGCCCCGGCGGTACGAAACCGGGACTGTGGTGGCCATGGAGTGCATCGCCAAGGGGCCTCCGACCACGGAGTTCTCCATCTGTTTCCAGTGCAACGACACCGGGCGGACGGTGCTCCGCTTCCATGTGAACTTTGATCGGACGACGGTTTCACGCAGCTACCAGCGGGAAGATAACAG CTTTGCCCTAAGCGACGAGGAGACCGAGGGTGAATTTCCGTTCGTGCGAGGAAAGCTCTTCAAGATCGCCTTCGGACTGGGGGACCGTGCCTTCCTGATCGCCGTGAACGGGCAGTACTTCACCTACTACAACTTCCCCGGGCGCCCCTTCTCCATCTCCACCCTAAAGTGTTTCACCAACGAAGTGGGCGACTTCGCCGTGAGGAGCATGGAGTACCACTCCGATTCCCCGCTTCTGGCCCGCGTGGAGAAGCTGTCCATCATCTAG
- the LOC108029032 gene encoding uncharacterized protein LOC108029032 — MDLIKEINDKYLALEAEIDQKLEKVQAEELKLERQNERLADTSGTAAPRVLSYEEALLRNTNTLKALEIAKARLRSRSTYSPVEKLLQRALQNYRKELESLQEVGDKPEDGPAPEEEEDNLYDLVMQNVIEAKKQQTEL; from the exons ATGGACCTGATCAAGGAGATTAATGACAAATACCTGGCCCTGGAGGCGGAGATAGATCAAAAGCTGGAGAAAGT GCAAGCTGAGGAACTGAAACTGGAGCGTCAGAACGAAAGGTTGGCAGACACTTCTGGCACCGCTGCTCCCAGGGTGCTGTCCTACGAAGAGGCTCTCCTGAGGAACACCAACACCCTGAAG GCTCTGGAAATAGCCAAGGCCCGCCTGAGATCGCGCTCCACGTACTCGCCCGTAGAGAAACTCCTCCAAAGAGCCCTGCAGAACTACCGGAAGGAGCTGGAGAGTCTGCAGGAGGTCGGCGACAAGCCGGAGGATGGGCCAGCCccagaggaggaggaggacaaCCTGTACGACCTGGTCATGCAGAATGTGATCGAGGCCAAGAAGCAGCAGACCGAGCTGTAG